One stretch of Bos indicus x Bos taurus breed Angus x Brahman F1 hybrid chromosome 22, Bos_hybrid_MaternalHap_v2.0, whole genome shotgun sequence DNA includes these proteins:
- the RPSA gene encoding 40S ribosomal protein SA — MSGALDVLQMKEEDVLKFLAAGTHLGGTNLDFQMEQYIYKRKSDGIYIINLKRTWEKLLLAARAIVAIENPADVSVISSRNTGQRAVLKFAAATGATPIAGRFTPGTFTNQIQAAFREPRLLVVTDPRADHQPLTEASYVNLPTIALCNTDSPLRYVDIAIPCNNKGAHSVGLMWWMLAREVLRMRGTISREHPWEVMPDLYFYRDPEEIEKEEQAAAEKAVTKEEFQGEWTAPAPEFTAAQPEVADWSEGVQVPSVPIQQFPTEDWSAQPSTEDWSAAPTAQATEWVGTTTEWS, encoded by the exons ATGTCCGGAGCCCTTGATGTCCTGCAAATGAAGGAGGAGGATGTCCTCAAATTCCTTGCAGCAGGAACCCACTTAGGTGGCACCAACCTTGACTTCCAAATGGAACAGTACATCTACAAAAGGAAAAGTGATG GCATCTACATCATAAATCTGAAGAGGACGTGGGAGAAGCTTCTGTTGGCCGCTCGGGCCATTGTCGCCATTGAAAACCCGGCTGATGTCAGTGTCATATCCTCCAGGAATACTGGCCAG CGAGCTGTGCTGAAGTTTGCTGCTGCCACTGGAGCCACTCCTATCGCTGGCCGCTTCACTCCGGGAACCTTCACTAACCAGATCCAGGCCGCATTCAGGGAGCCAAGGCTTCTGGTGGTCACCGATCCCAGGGCTGACCACCAGCCCCTCACGGAAGCCTCTTACGTGAACCTGCCAACCATTGCCCTGTGCAACACGGACTCTCCTCTGCGCTACGTGGACATTGCCATCCCGTGCAACAACAAG GGAGCGCACTCAGTGGGTCTGATGTGGTGGATGCTCGCCCGGGAAGTCCTGCGCATGCGTGGCACCATCTCCCGAGAGCACCCGTGGGAGGTCATGCCGGACCTCTACTTCTACAGAGATCCTGAGGAG ATTGAAAAGGAAGAGCAGGCAGCAGCTGAGAAGGCTGTGACCAAGGAGGAGTTTCAGGGTGAATGGACTGCTCCAGCTCCAGAGTTCACGGCTGCTCAGCCTGAGGTGGCAGACTGGTCTGAAGGCGTGCAGGTGCCTTCCGTGCCCATTCAGCAGTTCCCCACTG AAGACTGGAGTGCTCAGCCTTCCACTGAAGACTGGTCTGCAGCCCCCACCGCCCAGGCCACGGAATGGGTAGGAACCACCACCGAGTGGTCGTAA